Proteins encoded together in one bacterium window:
- a CDS encoding transglutaminase-like domain-containing protein, whose translation MTPSKKTVRIVILSGILTILFFSGLSYIFVKSYQDPRWRIFDFNSRQASEGEIYNVAEVHAIKSIKLVGPRKLRFEFTPPFQTEAWKILTAEERREVSRDVYPEIQFSDKPSSETYVFIPEDVKLLKEIVINISFYPKENYTKQGLSWPDNYYSPYSSIPFSITEPYSLDEWTGLTDKNPEIIEARSIMGNAVSMYGPVLERSEQVFRFVMEKIEESGGTPSDKVQDASPLETYEMLSGGTGKGWCENWALAYYLFANAAGIKTRLVDLAGKFGPLKLTGHYFCESWDPIQAKWYFVDPMSRAANIKTSSGRLLDTLEIKKMFDLDKFTDETVLTYNHSTRSLDPRPHTSFYNGNKGYFTGDVVLAYKFGYPRNKEYSRVGHFLHYPTLLYAPFALPKLCMIKTLVMAGFIICAIITGVSGLVLIGDVLKT comes from the coding sequence ATGACTCCATCAAAAAAGACCGTTCGCATAGTAATACTTTCGGGAATTCTGACTATCCTGTTTTTTTCGGGGCTCTCGTATATATTCGTTAAAAGCTACCAGGACCCGAGATGGCGTATATTCGATTTCAACAGCCGTCAGGCTTCCGAAGGGGAAATATATAATGTTGCCGAGGTACACGCTATAAAATCGATTAAGCTCGTTGGTCCCCGTAAGCTGAGATTCGAATTCACTCCCCCGTTCCAGACCGAAGCATGGAAAATACTCACCGCAGAGGAAAGACGTGAAGTATCGCGTGACGTATATCCCGAAATCCAGTTTTCGGACAAGCCATCAAGCGAAACATATGTTTTTATTCCTGAAGACGTGAAACTTCTCAAGGAAATAGTTATCAACATTTCGTTCTATCCGAAGGAAAACTATACTAAACAAGGGCTGTCATGGCCTGACAATTATTATTCGCCCTATTCGAGCATACCATTCAGCATAACTGAACCGTATTCTCTCGATGAATGGACAGGGCTGACGGATAAAAATCCCGAAATCATCGAGGCGCGGAGCATCATGGGAAACGCGGTCAGTATGTACGGACCTGTCCTGGAACGGTCAGAACAGGTTTTTCGTTTTGTCATGGAAAAAATCGAAGAATCAGGCGGCACACCCTCTGACAAGGTTCAGGATGCTTCGCCGCTTGAAACGTATGAAATGCTGAGCGGCGGAACAGGCAAGGGATGGTGCGAAAATTGGGCGCTTGCCTATTATTTGTTCGCGAACGCCGCAGGTATTAAAACACGGCTTGTCGACCTCGCAGGAAAATTCGGCCCGCTCAAGCTCACCGGCCACTACTTCTGCGAAAGCTGGGACCCCATACAGGCAAAATGGTATTTCGTCGATCCCATGTCGCGAGCAGCGAATATCAAAACCTCCTCGGGCCGTCTTCTCGATACGCTCGAAATTAAAAAAATGTTCGATCTCGATAAATTCACCGACGAAACCGTACTGACCTACAACCATTCGACACGATCACTCGACCCGAGACCACACACGTCATTTTACAACGGCAATAAAGGGTACTTCACCGGAGACGTCGTTCTCGCCTATAAATTCGGTTATCCAAGAAACAAAGAATACTCGAGAGTCGGGCATTTTCTCCACTATCCGACTCTGCTCTATGCGCCGTTTGCGCTACCGAAACTCTGCATGATTAAAACACTCGTAATGGCTGGTTTTATTATATGCGCCATAATAACAGGAGTGTCCGGTCTCGTTTTGATTGGAGATGTTCTCAAAACGTAG
- a CDS encoding cysteine desulfurase has translation MSDIYLDNAAGTRLLEEVFEEMTPFFTGDYGNPSSIHRMGVKPKEALNTARERVASMIGADPGEIYFTSCGSESNNLAVKGTAWASTKKGRHIVVSAIEHQSVLYAARALTRLGWEVTTTGVDSRGFVNPSDVASAIREDTVLVSVIHASNEIGTIEPIQEIAAAAREKGVPVHTDAVMTAGVIPIDVNDLGVDMLTVSANSFGGPKGVSALYIRKGVRVFSLIDGGIQERGRRAGTENVPAIAGFGKAAEIAIREMESRVAAVTRLRDRLMAGLEQAIPKLVVNGDRTKRLPGNVHVSIEAIEGESMIYSLAGKGIMAASGSSCADKALKSSHVLSAIGLDPALANASILFSLGFDNTDEDVDRVLEILPPIVARLRSMSPLWNG, from the coding sequence ATGTCAGATATATACCTTGATAATGCTGCGGGGACACGGCTGCTCGAAGAGGTATTCGAGGAGATGACCCCGTTTTTTACCGGCGATTACGGCAACCCGTCGAGCATCCACCGTATGGGAGTAAAACCGAAAGAAGCCCTCAATACTGCCCGTGAGCGTGTCGCTTCAATGATAGGGGCCGATCCCGGAGAAATCTATTTTACCTCGTGCGGTTCCGAGTCGAACAACCTGGCGGTCAAGGGCACTGCATGGGCCTCGACAAAAAAGGGGCGTCATATCGTAGTTTCCGCAATAGAACACCAGTCGGTGCTCTATGCTGCGCGGGCTCTGACACGGCTTGGCTGGGAAGTGACCACGACAGGAGTCGACAGCAGGGGATTCGTCAATCCTTCCGATGTGGCGAGCGCCATCAGGGAGGATACGGTGCTCGTGTCGGTGATCCATGCATCCAACGAAATCGGCACCATCGAGCCGATACAGGAAATCGCCGCCGCAGCACGTGAAAAAGGAGTGCCCGTTCATACCGATGCAGTCATGACTGCCGGAGTCATCCCCATCGATGTTAATGACCTGGGTGTCGACATGCTGACGGTTTCAGCAAACAGTTTCGGCGGGCCGAAGGGAGTCTCCGCGCTTTATATCCGTAAAGGTGTCCGTGTGTTTTCACTGATCGACGGCGGTATTCAGGAACGCGGGAGACGGGCGGGTACGGAGAATGTGCCAGCGATTGCCGGTTTCGGAAAAGCTGCCGAAATAGCGATTCGTGAAATGGAGTCGCGGGTCGCTGCGGTTACAAGGCTCAGGGACAGGCTCATGGCCGGGCTCGAACAGGCGATTCCGAAACTGGTCGTGAACGGCGACCGTACGAAACGCCTTCCGGGGAATGTTCATGTCAGCATCGAGGCTATCGAAGGCGAATCGATGATATACAGCCTTGCCGGAAAGGGTATCATGGCCGCGTCTGGTTCCTCCTGCGCCGACAAGGCGCTCAAAAGTTCGCATGTCCTTTCCGCCATAGGACTCGATCCGGCGCTGGCGAACGCCTCGATTCTGTTCTCGCTCGGCTTCGATAACACCGATGAGGATGTCGACCGGGTACTCGAAATACTGCCGCCGATTGTCGCACGGCTCAGGAGCATGTCGCCGCTCTGGAACGGGTAA
- a CDS encoding DUF58 domain-containing protein, with protein MNSTYQEYLSPEIVSRLSRLDLIARFVVEGYITGLHKSPYHGFSAEFAEHRQYMAGDSLRYLDWKVYGRSDRMYIKRFEEETNLKSHIIVDRSGSMGFKSRGSVTKFRYAGIIASALAFLMIRQRDSVGLVSFSDTIKSYVPPRSVQSQLKEIIKVLSITEPDGLTVTGDVLHTMAERISARGLVILISDLVVDTDELIHGLKHFRHNGHEVLVFHVLDPMELDFDYDTETRFIDMETGGRITTQPWHIRGQYRSMLEQHLAEMVRAMHDISVDYALFTTDVPFDRALSEYLAKRKRLY; from the coding sequence GTGAACAGCACCTATCAGGAATATCTTTCGCCGGAGATTGTCAGCAGGCTGTCACGGCTCGATCTTATCGCCCGTTTCGTTGTGGAAGGGTATATTACCGGACTGCACAAGAGCCCTTACCATGGTTTTTCAGCCGAGTTCGCCGAGCACCGTCAATACATGGCGGGTGATTCGCTCCGGTATCTCGACTGGAAAGTGTACGGCAGGAGCGACCGCATGTATATCAAGCGGTTCGAGGAGGAAACCAACCTCAAGAGCCATATCATCGTGGACAGAAGCGGGTCGATGGGATTCAAAAGCCGCGGTTCCGTGACAAAATTCAGGTATGCGGGCATTATTGCCTCGGCGCTCGCCTTTCTCATGATACGGCAGCGGGACAGCGTCGGGCTTGTCTCCTTTTCCGATACCATAAAGTCGTATGTGCCGCCCCGGTCGGTACAGTCCCAACTCAAGGAAATCATAAAAGTCCTTTCGATCACGGAGCCGGACGGCCTCACAGTGACCGGCGATGTTCTTCATACCATGGCCGAGCGGATTTCCGCGCGCGGTCTCGTCATTCTCATAAGCGATCTTGTGGTCGATACCGATGAGCTGATACACGGCTTGAAACACTTCCGGCACAACGGTCATGAAGTCCTCGTTTTTCATGTGCTCGATCCCATGGAGCTGGATTTCGATTACGATACCGAGACACGGTTCATCGACATGGAGACCGGCGGGAGAATAACGACCCAGCCCTGGCATATCCGCGGTCAGTACCGTTCGATGCTCGAACAGCATCTGGCGGAGATGGTTCGCGCCATGCACGATATATCCGTCGATTATGCGCTGTTCACCACCGATGTTCCCTTCGACCGGGCGCTCTCTGAGTATCTCGCGAAACGCAAGAGACTGTATTGA
- a CDS encoding aldo/keto reductase, with protein sequence MSPNVTRRNFLTSSVAGIGLTTLGSSGGTTNAAPRSAMPLRPLGKTGQMVSLLAFGGGSRYADILKDEDEAERMINRAIELGVNYFDTAFDYGEDQKSQKRYGKYLTPSYRSRIFLSSKSSKRDADGYLREVEQSLKNLNTDHIDLLHFHGVDEQEDFNKLTASDGAVGAARKLVEEKVIRFIGWSTHRNADVHIAAIDRIGPDVMMFPCNAAREQELLQRVLPYALGKGVGVMAMKTTAQDKLIGKGGATAPELVRYAMGLPVSGTVVGMPSMQVLESCCAIARSFKPMSDEEKTVLEKKVAAAPTDGSLYYLCPGYRDGRSV encoded by the coding sequence ATGAGCCCGAACGTAACGAGACGAAACTTTCTCACAAGCAGTGTGGCCGGAATAGGATTGACCACTCTAGGAAGTTCCGGCGGGACAACAAATGCTGCCCCCCGGTCTGCAATGCCGTTACGGCCGCTGGGGAAGACCGGTCAAATGGTTTCCCTCCTGGCATTTGGCGGCGGTTCCCGCTATGCCGACATACTCAAGGATGAGGACGAGGCGGAACGCATGATAAACCGTGCCATAGAACTCGGAGTGAATTACTTCGATACAGCTTTCGATTACGGCGAGGATCAGAAGAGCCAGAAGCGTTACGGCAAATACCTCACACCTTCCTATCGCTCCAGAATCTTTCTTTCCAGCAAATCGAGCAAGCGGGATGCCGATGGATATCTTCGGGAAGTCGAGCAGTCACTCAAGAATTTGAACACCGATCACATCGACCTCCTGCATTTCCACGGAGTGGACGAGCAGGAGGATTTCAACAAGCTTACCGCTTCTGACGGGGCTGTTGGCGCTGCCCGGAAGCTCGTGGAAGAAAAAGTGATACGCTTTATCGGATGGTCGACCCACAGGAATGCCGATGTTCATATCGCCGCGATTGACCGCATCGGACCCGATGTTATGATGTTCCCGTGCAACGCGGCGCGCGAACAGGAGCTCCTGCAGCGGGTATTGCCCTACGCACTCGGAAAAGGTGTGGGGGTGATGGCAATGAAAACCACGGCGCAGGATAAGCTTATCGGCAAGGGCGGCGCAACGGCTCCCGAGCTGGTGCGCTACGCCATGGGGTTGCCGGTAAGCGGCACAGTGGTCGGCATGCCGAGCATGCAGGTTCTGGAATCGTGCTGTGCTATCGCACGTTCGTTTAAGCCCATGAGCGACGAGGAAAAAACCGTATTGGAAAAGAAAGTAGCCGCGGCTCCCACTGATGGTTCGCTCTATTATCTCTGTCCCGGGTATCGTGACGGCAGATCGGTCTGA
- a CDS encoding 2,3-bisphosphoglycerate-independent phosphoglycerate mutase produces MHNINLLSELKVKTDTKILLMVMDGLGGLPGPKGLTELEAASTPNLDALAARGASGLIDPVRRGITPGSGPGHLGLFGYDPLTFLIGRGALEAAGIGFDLQQNDVATRFNFCTLDGNGNITDRRAGRISTDVNRKLVEKMRSVTVPGIQVFVETVKEHRGVAVFRKEGLAGNLHDTDPQRLGVPPLKAAPSDSGESHKMAEIANNWLEGVYEVLKGESPANGILTRGWCNYPDIPIYQEIYGLNPACIALYPMYRGVARFIGMKVYTEGIKDFASKIDVLKNVWGQHDFFFFHYKHTDSAGEDGDFDRKVACIEEFDKALPCILDLKPDVIAVTGDHSTPAVYKAHSWHPVPVLIAGKYIRPDRVAAFGENAAINGGLGRFEARYLINELLAAAGKNTKFGA; encoded by the coding sequence ATGCATAATATTAATCTTTTATCCGAGCTGAAGGTAAAAACCGACACTAAAATACTCCTCATGGTTATGGATGGTCTTGGCGGCTTACCCGGCCCGAAAGGGCTGACCGAGCTCGAGGCTGCCTCGACTCCGAATCTCGATGCCCTTGCCGCACGCGGAGCCTCCGGCCTCATCGACCCGGTCAGGCGCGGAATCACTCCGGGAAGCGGCCCGGGACACCTGGGACTTTTCGGATATGATCCGCTGACATTCCTTATCGGACGCGGTGCTCTCGAAGCGGCAGGTATCGGATTCGATCTCCAGCAGAATGATGTTGCCACCCGTTTTAACTTCTGCACCCTCGACGGAAACGGAAACATCACCGACCGGCGCGCGGGGAGGATTTCCACGGATGTCAACCGTAAACTCGTCGAAAAAATGCGTAGCGTTACCGTACCCGGGATTCAGGTATTTGTCGAGACTGTCAAGGAACACCGGGGCGTCGCGGTTTTCCGCAAGGAAGGGCTCGCGGGCAATCTTCACGATACCGACCCCCAGCGTCTGGGTGTCCCTCCTCTGAAAGCCGCACCATCCGACAGCGGCGAATCCCATAAGATGGCTGAAATCGCCAACAATTGGCTCGAAGGAGTTTATGAGGTTCTCAAGGGAGAATCACCTGCCAACGGCATCCTGACGCGCGGCTGGTGCAACTATCCCGATATTCCGATCTACCAGGAGATATATGGCCTCAACCCAGCCTGCATCGCCCTCTACCCCATGTACCGCGGCGTTGCCCGGTTTATCGGCATGAAGGTGTATACCGAGGGAATCAAGGATTTCGCATCGAAGATCGATGTCCTTAAAAACGTATGGGGACAACACGATTTCTTCTTCTTCCACTATAAACATACCGATTCGGCAGGCGAGGACGGCGATTTCGACCGTAAAGTCGCCTGCATAGAAGAGTTTGATAAGGCCCTTCCCTGTATTCTCGATCTCAAGCCGGATGTGATTGCGGTTACGGGTGATCATTCCACTCCGGCCGTCTATAAAGCCCACTCATGGCATCCCGTACCGGTGCTGATCGCCGGGAAATATATCCGTCCTGACCGTGTGGCTGCATTCGGGGAAAACGCCGCAATCAACGGCGGACTCGGGCGGTTCGAAGCCCGTTACCTGATCAACGAGCTCCTCGCCGCTGCAGGGAAAAACACGAAATTCGGGGCGTAA
- a CDS encoding GntR family transcriptional regulator, translating into MNKPLYISVAERLRDSIFSGEYVDGDRLPTEPVLAKQFGVSRATLREALNQLEGEGIINRIHGLGTFITARKPSLTLNISIPRSITEMVESLGFMPGTKTMKVRTENVFPDDMERLEINPGSKIIRIERVRTANGQPVAYTIDTVPAWVLTKYPDRQGDDNFSLIEHLKYNCGIELVRSKSILIPLHNVKSVAEKLEIDPSSHIFFFEGIARTEDNTPVLMSREYFAPWIFRLSVERG; encoded by the coding sequence ATGAACAAGCCGCTTTACATCTCCGTTGCCGAGCGACTCCGTGATTCCATTTTTTCAGGTGAGTATGTGGACGGTGACCGTCTTCCGACCGAGCCGGTTCTGGCAAAGCAGTTCGGTGTGTCACGGGCGACGCTCAGAGAAGCACTCAATCAGCTCGAGGGTGAAGGCATCATAAACCGTATCCACGGCCTCGGGACCTTCATTACAGCCAGAAAACCGTCCCTCACTCTCAACATCTCTATTCCGCGAAGTATCACCGAAATGGTCGAGTCTCTCGGATTCATGCCCGGCACAAAAACCATGAAAGTCAGAACCGAGAATGTTTTCCCCGATGATATGGAGCGGCTCGAAATTAATCCGGGATCGAAAATCATCCGGATCGAGCGGGTCCGGACAGCCAACGGACAGCCGGTTGCATACACGATCGACACCGTTCCCGCGTGGGTTCTGACCAAGTATCCCGATCGGCAGGGGGATGATAACTTTTCCCTTATCGAACACCTCAAATACAACTGCGGAATTGAGCTGGTCAGATCAAAATCAATTCTTATTCCCCTTCACAATGTCAAAAGTGTGGCGGAAAAGCTCGAAATCGATCCTTCATCGCACATTTTCTTTTTCGAGGGTATTGCCCGTACGGAAGATAATACACCGGTTCTGATGTCGCGCGAATACTTCGCACCATGGATATTCAGGCTGTCGGTTGAGCGGGGATAA
- a CDS encoding BatA domain-containing protein: protein MNFLNPFILFGLGAAVLPILIHLISRRRARDVAFPSIKLLEKMRTDRIRRLRLKQLIVLLLRTIILILIVLAFARPAIRSVFRRNARTAAVIVIDGSASMQYVHNGEILFDLALRRAREILEMLGDDDSGAVILSAGSPDMVGPGMTTDKKELVKALETIEPSFTGGDPTAAVTRSVSLLNTSGSPNRELYYLTDGASNALPDSIGAASNAVRLYHILLGPEKRGGAVIDNLELVDRLVTAGGNVTFRASGLAGEEDDKVIIELFVNGERKGRTPVDKRAGGVIEADFSYTPEKPGWYSVYATAGDGRFESGETRRLVLHVPRKAAVLVAGGKPDDLYFLQRVLDPDPERSMFSVRTVLSDEVTPDEIALADVIVLSGVPSLSENLYRSLRSAVVERGAGLVVFPPETMDSGLYENGLFRDIIPLTVEKRVLLRDTSKGGYTRIDWFDMNHPILRGVSRDGNFRKPDVRSYAMLQPSGTTNVIARFSDGSMAIGDARSGKGRAVVFGIDATVSGSELPLTGIFVPLFIRTIQYLSGTFVTGESYSCGETVDETIGDITGNTPVTIKPEDGPARSVTIDYTGAGAVIKGETAGRPGFYSVIAGGEELKRFSADIPRNELLFQRAGRELIARAYRHVSWKALDGSGNLMATITGDRYGTELFGLFIMLALVILVIEMVLSRKL, encoded by the coding sequence ATGAATTTTCTCAATCCTTTTATACTTTTCGGACTCGGCGCTGCTGTTCTGCCGATCCTCATACATCTTATATCACGGCGCCGTGCGCGTGATGTCGCATTTCCGTCCATCAAGCTGCTCGAAAAGATGCGCACCGACCGTATCCGCCGTCTCAGGTTAAAACAGCTCATCGTTCTGCTCCTTCGAACCATCATCCTTATCCTTATCGTTCTTGCCTTTGCCCGGCCCGCCATCAGGAGTGTTTTCCGCCGTAACGCCCGGACTGCCGCGGTGATTGTGATCGATGGTTCGGCGAGCATGCAGTATGTTCATAACGGCGAGATTCTGTTCGACCTCGCTCTCAGAAGAGCGCGCGAGATTCTGGAAATGCTCGGCGATGATGATTCCGGCGCGGTGATTCTGTCTGCCGGCAGTCCCGATATGGTCGGCCCCGGTATGACGACTGATAAAAAGGAGCTTGTAAAGGCACTCGAAACCATTGAACCCTCCTTTACGGGAGGCGATCCCACAGCGGCTGTAACCCGCTCCGTGAGCCTTCTCAATACATCGGGCTCCCCGAATCGCGAGTTGTATTACCTTACAGACGGGGCGTCGAATGCGCTGCCTGATTCTATCGGCGCTGCGTCGAATGCGGTTCGCCTTTACCATATTCTGCTCGGGCCGGAAAAAAGAGGCGGCGCGGTCATCGATAATCTGGAACTGGTCGACCGTCTCGTAACGGCGGGCGGAAATGTCACTTTCCGGGCCTCAGGACTCGCCGGTGAAGAGGACGACAAGGTTATCATCGAGTTATTCGTCAACGGCGAGCGCAAAGGGAGAACACCGGTGGATAAACGTGCCGGCGGCGTCATAGAGGCTGATTTTTCCTATACACCGGAAAAACCCGGCTGGTATTCGGTATATGCAACTGCCGGCGATGGCCGCTTCGAATCCGGCGAAACACGGCGTCTCGTTTTGCATGTACCGCGAAAGGCGGCTGTTCTCGTTGCCGGAGGCAAGCCGGATGATCTCTATTTTCTCCAGCGTGTGCTCGATCCCGATCCCGAACGCTCAATGTTTTCTGTAAGGACCGTCCTTTCCGATGAGGTCACGCCCGATGAAATCGCCCTGGCCGATGTAATCGTGCTTTCCGGTGTTCCCTCATTGTCGGAAAATCTCTATCGTTCCCTCCGGAGCGCTGTTGTGGAACGCGGCGCAGGGCTCGTGGTGTTTCCGCCGGAGACTATGGATTCCGGACTTTATGAAAATGGCCTGTTCAGGGATATTATCCCGTTAACCGTTGAAAAGCGTGTCCTTTTACGTGATACATCAAAGGGCGGTTACACCCGTATCGACTGGTTTGACATGAATCATCCCATACTGAGGGGAGTGTCCCGCGATGGGAATTTCCGGAAACCCGATGTCCGCTCGTATGCGATGTTACAGCCTTCCGGAACCACCAATGTAATCGCCCGGTTCAGCGATGGCTCGATGGCGATCGGTGATGCACGGTCGGGAAAAGGCCGTGCCGTGGTATTCGGAATCGATGCGACCGTTTCCGGCAGCGAACTCCCCTTGACCGGAATTTTTGTGCCTCTTTTTATACGAACCATACAGTATCTTTCCGGAACATTCGTGACCGGAGAAAGCTATTCCTGCGGTGAGACGGTCGATGAAACGATTGGCGATATCACAGGCAATACTCCTGTTACTATCAAGCCGGAGGACGGCCCGGCCCGGTCTGTAACCATTGACTATACCGGTGCAGGTGCCGTTATAAAGGGCGAAACAGCCGGGAGACCCGGTTTTTACTCGGTGATTGCTGGAGGAGAGGAACTGAAGAGGTTCAGCGCCGATATCCCCCGTAACGAGCTCCTATTCCAGCGGGCGGGCAGGGAACTGATTGCCCGGGCATACAGGCATGTGAGCTGGAAGGCGCTTGACGGCTCGGGAAACCTCATGGCAACGATAACGGGCGACCGTTACGGCACCGAGTTGTTCGGGTTGTTCATTATGCTTGCGCTTGTAATTCTTGTGATCGAAATGGTGCTTTCCCGGAAACTGTGA
- a CDS encoding MoxR family ATPase, translated as MPVHAPKDDIMLLERLTGAQKKIKNELAKVIVGQNSIIDNLIITLMCRGHCLLVGVPGLAKTLMISSLARVIDLTFSRIQFTPDLMPSDIVGTEVIEEDPHTGRRSFRFVKGPVFANIILADEINRTPPKTQSALLEAMQEHAVTVQGNTMRLTEPFFVLATQNPIEQEGTYPLPEAQLDRFMFNLWIGYPERDEEVEIVRRTTGAEDIAPEKIIDAAEIIELQDLVRRIPAADDVVSYAVDLVRKTRPTEPGSPEYIREWVKWGAGPRASQYLILGAKARAALDGRFVPSTDDVRSVAMLVLRHRLVTTFAAEAEGVFAPDIVERLTGEKG; from the coding sequence ATGCCTGTACATGCACCCAAAGATGACATAATGCTACTGGAGCGTCTCACCGGAGCGCAGAAAAAAATCAAGAATGAGCTGGCCAAGGTGATCGTCGGTCAGAATTCCATCATCGATAACCTCATCATCACCCTCATGTGCCGCGGCCACTGCCTGCTTGTCGGCGTACCGGGACTGGCGAAAACCCTCATGATCTCGTCGCTTGCCCGTGTTATCGACCTGACGTTCTCTCGTATTCAGTTCACGCCCGATCTTATGCCCTCCGATATTGTCGGCACCGAGGTGATCGAGGAAGACCCCCATACGGGCAGGCGGAGTTTCAGGTTCGTCAAGGGACCGGTATTCGCCAATATCATTCTTGCGGACGAGATCAACAGAACACCGCCAAAGACCCAGTCGGCGCTCCTTGAAGCTATGCAGGAACATGCCGTGACGGTTCAGGGGAATACCATGCGTCTGACCGAGCCGTTTTTTGTGCTCGCCACGCAGAATCCCATCGAGCAGGAGGGAACCTATCCGCTTCCCGAAGCACAGCTCGACCGGTTCATGTTCAACCTCTGGATCGGCTATCCCGAACGTGACGAAGAGGTGGAGATCGTGCGGCGGACGACCGGCGCAGAGGATATCGCCCCGGAGAAAATAATCGATGCCGCTGAAATCATCGAGCTTCAGGACCTCGTGCGAAGAATACCCGCCGCGGACGATGTCGTTTCCTATGCGGTTGATCTCGTGCGCAAGACCCGTCCCACCGAACCAGGTTCGCCGGAATACATCAGAGAATGGGTGAAGTGGGGCGCCGGCCCGCGTGCATCACAATACCTTATCCTCGGCGCAAAGGCCCGCGCCGCTCTCGATGGCAGGTTTGTCCCCTCGACTGATGATGTCCGCTCGGTCGCCATGCTCGTGCTCCGCCACCGGCTTGTAACGACGTTCGCCGCCGAGGCCGAGGGTGTTTTTGCGCCGGATATCGTTGAACGGCTGACAGGAGAGAAAGGGTGA
- a CDS encoding TIGR00730 family Rossman fold protein: MKISYKNNVQKRISNDHELLSSKRDESIDFTDSDPWRVLRIQAEFVEGFDALSKIGPAVSIFGSARTLPGTPYYEAARATGRLLVQNGIAVITGGGPGIMEAGNRGAEEAGGVSIGLNIELPKEQDPNPYQNMSLEFRYFFVRKMMFVKYSLGYVIFPGGFGTLDEMFEALTLSQNGKITPFPVVLYGYDYWGRMLDWIKVNMLGEKYIDRDDLDLFIVTDEVEEAAHYIIFKVKELGLL, encoded by the coding sequence GTGAAGATATCGTATAAAAATAATGTCCAGAAGAGGATTTCCAACGATCACGAGCTTCTTTCATCAAAACGGGATGAATCGATTGATTTCACCGATTCTGATCCATGGAGGGTTTTAAGGATTCAGGCGGAATTTGTTGAGGGTTTCGACGCGCTTTCGAAAATCGGTCCGGCGGTATCGATATTCGGCTCAGCCAGAACTCTTCCCGGAACTCCGTATTACGAAGCAGCCCGCGCAACAGGGCGATTACTCGTCCAGAACGGTATTGCCGTAATAACCGGCGGCGGGCCCGGCATTATGGAAGCGGGAAACCGTGGAGCCGAAGAAGCGGGTGGCGTCTCGATCGGACTCAATATCGAGCTTCCGAAGGAACAGGATCCGAATCCCTATCAGAACATGTCATTGGAATTCCGTTATTTCTTCGTCCGAAAAATGATGTTTGTCAAGTATTCGCTCGGTTATGTCATATTTCCCGGAGGTTTCGGAACACTCGATGAAATGTTCGAAGCGCTCACACTCTCACAAAACGGGAAAATCACTCCTTTTCCGGTGGTATTGTACGGGTATGATTACTGGGGCAGGATGCTCGACTGGATAAAAGTAAACATGCTCGGTGAAAAGTACATTGATCGTGACGATCTCGATCTGTTTATCGTTACCGATGAGGTTGAAGAGGCTGCGCACTATATAATATTCAAAGTTAAAGAGCTCGGACTTTTATAG